In one Gopherus evgoodei ecotype Sinaloan lineage chromosome 1, rGopEvg1_v1.p, whole genome shotgun sequence genomic region, the following are encoded:
- the LOC115644145 gene encoding histone H1-like yields the protein MYSVIMSETAPAVAVTAAAAAAAPVPVSKVQAKKPKKVAEGSKLRKAAGPSVTELITKAVSASKERKGVSLAALKKALAAGGYDVEKNNSRIKLGLKSLVNKGTLVHTKGIGASGSFKLSKKTGETKEKAPKKKPAAKPKKAAAKKPASAAKKPKKAPVAKKSPKKVKKPVAAAKKTAKSPKKVKAAKPKKTAKSPAKAKAVKPKAVKVKPTKPKTVKAKRAAPKKK from the coding sequence ATGTACAGCGTGATCATGTCGGAAACTGCGCCTGCTGTTGCAGTGACAGCagcggctgctgctgcagctcctgttCCAGTTTCAAAGGTTCAAGCTAAAAAGCCGAAGAAGGTGGCAGAAGGCTCCAAACTCCGGAAGGCCGCGGGTCCCAGTGTGACCGAGCTGATCACCAAAGCGGTGTCCGCTTCCAAGGAGCGCAAGGGGGTCTCGTTGGCCGCTCTTAAGAAGGCTCTGGCCGCCGGAGGTTACGATGTGGAGAAGAACAACAGCCGCATCAAGCTGGGGCTCAAAAGTCTGGTGAATAAGGGCACCTTAGTTCATACTAAGGGTATCGGTGCTTCAGGCTCTTTTAAGCTTAGCAAGAAGACTGGTGAAACTAAGGAAAAGGCTCCCAAGAAGAAGCCAGCGGCAAAGCCTAAGAAAGCAGCTGCCAAGAAGCCCGCCAGCGCCGCCAAGAAACCCAAAAAGGCTCCGGTGGCGAAAAAGAGCccgaaaaaagtcaagaaaccaGTTGCAGCGGCCAAAAAAACGGCCAAGAGTCCGAAAAAGGTTAAagcggccaagcctaagaagacAGCTAAGAGCCCCGCTAAGGCCAAAGCAGTGAAGCCCAAGGCTGTCAAGGTCAAGCCGACGAAACCCAAAACAGTGAAGGCGAAGAGGGCCGCGCCTAAGAAGAAGTGA
- the LOC115644259 gene encoding histone H2B 8 gives MPEPAKSAPAPKKGSKKAVTKTQKKGDKKRRKTRKESYSIYVYKVLKQVHPDTGISSKAMGIMNSFVNDIFERIAGEASRLAHYNKRSTITSREIQTAVRLLLPGELAKHAVSEGTKAVTKYTSSK, from the coding sequence ATGCCTGAGCCAGCAAAATCTGCTCCCGCTCCCAAGAAGGGCTCTAAAAAAGCTGTTACTAAGACTCAAAAGAAGGGCGATAAGAAGCGCAGAAAGACTAGAAAGGAGAGCTATTCCATCTACGTGTACAAAGTGCTGAAACAAGTTCACCCGGACACCGGTATTTCCTCTAAGGCCATGGGGATCATGAACTCCTTTGTGAACGACATCTTCGAGCGTATCGCTGGGGAAGCGTCTCGTCTGGCTCATTACAACAAACGTTCAACCATCACTTCCCGGGAAATCCAGACCGCTGTGCGCCTGCTTCTGCCGGGGGAGTTGGCCAAACACGCTGTGTCTGAGGGCACTAAGGCCGTCACCAAGTACACCAGCTCCAAATAA